TAAAAACCAAAGTTTAATCCTGTGGTCATATACAAACATAGCAGATTACTATGGTCATGCTGGTAGAATTAAGGATTCGTATGACCATTATTTAAAAGCATTAGAAATAGACCCTTCAAATGGATACGCCAAAAAAGGAATTGCATGGATTGCCTATTCATATGAGGAGAATCCAGAAGAAGCGTTAAGAATTATAGATGCAGTGATAGAGACTCATCAAAGCCCAGATTACTATTTGTTAAAAGCTGAAATTGCCCAATTTCAAAAAAACAAAAAAAGCAAATACCAAAATATCACAGCGTATAATGAAGCTGTTAATGATCAAAGGTATGGCGATATGTATAATGCTTATAATGCAATGCTTTTGGCAGAAGAATATCAGGAATTTGATAAAGCCTTACAGATTGCAGAAAGAGAGATTGCTAATCGACCAACACCAGAAATATATGATTTAAAAGCCTATATCCTTACGCTTAAGGGAGACCATAAACAAGCATTAGAAATTGCTCAAAAATATATTATCGATAAAACTTTTGAACCAGAAGCTAATTATCATATCGCACAGATTTATAAGGCTAATGGTATGCTCGATAAAGTAAAAGCTATAAAGCAAGAACTGCTGGAGAGTAGTTACGAGTTAGGACCTGTGTTATCTAAAAGTATTATAGAACTATAACCAAAACCCATGAAGTACTCTATTTACATACTAATGATCTTTTGTTTTGGTTATGTACAAAGCCAAACTATAAAAGGTAAGATTTACGACACTTTTGCTAATCCTCTGGATGGAGCATATGTTTTGAATACGACATCAGAAAATCATACGCATACCCTCGAAAACGGAAAGTTTGTTTTAGACAATGTTTCTGTTGGGAATACACTAACCATTCGTTTATTGGGGTTCGAAACCCAACAATTAGTGGTTAGAGCAGAAGATTTTACTAAAGAACAGACTATTACATTAAAAGATAAGATATTTCAGTTAGACGAATTAATAGTAAAACAAGAAATAAACCCATTGCAGCTAATTACTAAACTGGATATGAAGACCAATCCAGTTAACTCTTCTCAGGAAATACTTCGCAGGGTACCTGGTTTATTTATTGGGCAACATGCCGGAGGAGGAAAAGCAGAGCAGATATTTCTTAGAGGTTTTGATGTAGATCATGGTACCGATATAGCCATTTCTGTAGACGGGATGCCAGTGAATATGGTATCTCATGCACACGGACAAGGATATGCTGATCTTCATTTTGTAATCCCAGAAACTATAGGCAAAGTAGACCTGGGTAAAGGTGCTTATTATGCAGATCAAGGTAATTTTAATACCGCAGGGTATGTTTCTTTCAGCACAAAAGAAAGATTTAAGAACAATCAAATCAAAATAGAAGCAGGGGACTTTAATACTCTTAGGACGGTTGGTTTATTTAATCTTTTTGAAGCCTCGGCAAAAGAAGATATGTTTTTGGCATTAGAATATCTAGAAAGTGATGGTCCTTTTAACTCTGCACAGAATTTTAATAGAATTAATCTAGCTACAAAATATACAACACAGCTTTCTGATAACAATAAGATATCGGTATCCGGCTCTCATTTTACCAGTAGATGGGATGCATCTGGGCAAGTCCCAATCAGGGCAGTAGTGCAGGGTTTAATTACCAGATTTGGAGCAATAGATGATACCGAAGGCGGTAAGACATCAAGAACAAATTTTAATGTTAATTATAACAAATTTATATCTGATAATACGACATTAAAAACCAATGCATATTATACTCATTATGATTTTGAACTGTATTCTAATTTCACTTTTTTTCTTAATGATCCGATTAATGGTGACCAGATTAGACAAAGAGAAGATCGTGATATTTTTGGGTTCAATAGTAGGTTAAATTCATTTTTCTCCTGGAATGATATTAATATTGATATTAATGCAGGAATAGGAGTACGTAATGATGCTATTTCAAACAATGAATTGTCCCGAACACGTAATAGAACTGAGACGTTGGAGAATGTAAGTTTAGGAAATGTGAATGAAACCAATTCATATAGCTTTCTAGAAACCGTTTTTGACTTCGGAAAATTTAAAATAACACCTGCACTACGTTGGGATTATTTTAAATATATATATGACGATGCGCTATTGCTAGATTATAGGACACAATCTAATACAAAAAGCATTCTTACTCCAAAACTTCAATTTTCATATGACCCTACAGATAACCTGAATGTTTTCTTAAAATCAGGAATTGGTTTTCATGGTAATGATACTAGAGTAGTGGTAGCACAGCGAGGAGAAAAAATATTACCCAAAGCATATTCGATTGATATTGGGTTAAACTGGAAACCATTTTCAAAACTATTTTTTAATGCGGCATTTTGGTATTTAGAATTAGATCAGGAATTTGTGTATGTTGGGGATGAAGGTGTTGTAGAACCCAGCGGAAAAACAAGAAGATTAGGACTAGATTTAAGTGCTAGGTATCAAATTAAGGATTGGCTGTATTTTGATACAGATATTACGTATACACAATCCAGAAGTTTGGATGCACCTAAAGGAGAAGATCATATACCATTGGCACCAAAATTTACAGCTACAGGAGGAATTAGTTTTGATAAAATACACAATTTTTCTGGCGGATTTAGATATCGATATTTGGGCGATCGAGCCGCAAATGAAGACAATAGTATTGTAGCAAAAGGCTATACCATTGTCGATGCAAATGTTAATTATACATGGAGAAACTTTAACATTGGAGTTACCATAGAAAACTTATTTAACAGTGAATGGAACGAAACGCAATTTGCTACCGAATCCAGATTGTTTAATGAATCAGAGTCTGTAGAAGAGATACATTTTACCCCAGGTACACCTTTTTTTGCTAAGGTAGGAGTAACATATAGTTTTTAAGTGTGAAAATTAATATTGTGATAAGTGATATTAATTATAAAATAACCTCAATTTATTAATTGTTGTTTGTTTTTTGATGTGTAGAAAAGCTTGTTTGCAGGGGCGCAAACGGGCTTTTCTTATTTTGATTTTTTAGGTATTGAGTACTTGACCAGAATGATAGTTGAGCTAATACCATTTACAATAGGAATGTATTGTAATATTTTTTGTTGAAGTATTTACTGCCCTCTTCAATCACGGTAAGCACATTTAAGATCAATACATATTAAAAAGAGGGGGAGGAATTGTTTTTTGTAGGTTTTTGTCATTCCAGCGTATGCTGAAATCTATTTTCAATCAAAAAAACGGTATCAGACCTATACAAATTCAACTTTTTACCCTTAGAGTAAAAGTAATTTTTTTAAGTGTGTTTGCCTTGCCCTTTTCATTACATTAATTTGAAATAAACAAAAACTAAAGGTAAAGATAGGCCCAATAAATCAAACCAAATTGTAGTAATAATCTAATGACTAAAACGAATTTTGGTAGATTTAAACTCGCTTTTTTATGTGTAAGCATATGTATATGAACCGGAAAAAATAGAATGAGCATAAAAATTATACTCCAGGCAGAAACCGTCCTGGTTGTTGTAAATAATAAACCGCAACTCACAAGAATTTCAGCAATACCACTTATATAAACCAAAAGTTTATGATAAGGAATATACAAAGGCATGATTCTCATGAATGCCTTAGGACGAATTAGATGAAAAACTCCGGCAATACCGAAGATGAAGGATAAAATATATAAATGCCAGTTCATTAGATTTCAGTGGTTTTTTTCTCGATACGGTTTGTGTATGATTTTTGTTTGAAGTCATCATTTTAATATAGCTTCTTTTCTTAAAATTGTACGGTACAATCTGTATTCATAGAAACTTGATTTCTGAAGTATATTTTTTGTAATATACAAAACCAAAGTATAAAGTATCGTGCCTTCCTTGGTCTTGAATGTATGATTTCTATAGGTAGTATTATAATAAATGAAAATATCTCTAATTATAATTTTTACTAGTTTATTTACATCAGTGCCTTAGAATTACGATGCTACAGTCCCCAATGTGTATAATTGCTCCATAGTAGGAGATTCGCTACCGCCTTCAGGTTCTAGAGTTATTCCAAAGGCTTCGGATTTGTTAGGATTGTTTAACATGAAAATTTTAGTATCATCTTTGTTAAATTCATCCAATATTCCCATACTAGTAGGTGTCAATGGATCAAGTTTTAGTGACCATACTTGATATACTTTTCCTGGTGGGGGAGTTGGTAGACCCGCTACATCGATATAAGCAGCTTGTTTATCTTTATCCCAATATACAGCTGCATAAGCAGTAGGATCGATCTGTTGTGCTTGTAAAGGAACCTGTATAATATCTTTATTTCTTAATACACTTAATAAAGATTTGGTTTTAGAAAGGTCTTCTTCGACAACATTTATTTTTCCTTCTAAAAGTACTTTTTCTGTTTGATTGGTCACCAGTTGTTGTTGTAATGTTCTGTTCTTATTAAACTGAACAAATAATCCAATTAATAAAGCTACAGATGCTGCCCAACCGAT
The sequence above is a segment of the Aquimarina spinulae genome. Coding sequences within it:
- a CDS encoding tetratricopeptide repeat protein, yielding MKLINIIYVMVMACILVSCQKSKNIITSPQDYEAYLQKKQNPKAQQAIKELQFWNKRITEDSTQILAMSRAAGVYSQLFKYTGDIQYLKKVEQVLVKSVAVAAIKKEGYLLALAQNFISQHRFNEAKKAAEGAFILNPNTASRLVLFDVSMELGEYDEAKKHLESVANQSDYNFLIRLAKWNDYKGNLDATIRYMEKAKSIAESSKNQSLILWSYTNIADYYGHAGRIKDSYDHYLKALEIDPSNGYAKKGIAWIAYSYEENPEEALRIIDAVIETHQSPDYYLLKAEIAQFQKNKKSKYQNITAYNEAVNDQRYGDMYNAYNAMLLAEEYQEFDKALQIAEREIANRPTPEIYDLKAYILTLKGDHKQALEIAQKYIIDKTFEPEANYHIAQIYKANGMLDKVKAIKQELLESSYELGPVLSKSIIEL
- a CDS encoding TonB-dependent receptor is translated as MKYSIYILMIFCFGYVQSQTIKGKIYDTFANPLDGAYVLNTTSENHTHTLENGKFVLDNVSVGNTLTIRLLGFETQQLVVRAEDFTKEQTITLKDKIFQLDELIVKQEINPLQLITKLDMKTNPVNSSQEILRRVPGLFIGQHAGGGKAEQIFLRGFDVDHGTDIAISVDGMPVNMVSHAHGQGYADLHFVIPETIGKVDLGKGAYYADQGNFNTAGYVSFSTKERFKNNQIKIEAGDFNTLRTVGLFNLFEASAKEDMFLALEYLESDGPFNSAQNFNRINLATKYTTQLSDNNKISVSGSHFTSRWDASGQVPIRAVVQGLITRFGAIDDTEGGKTSRTNFNVNYNKFISDNTTLKTNAYYTHYDFELYSNFTFFLNDPINGDQIRQREDRDIFGFNSRLNSFFSWNDINIDINAGIGVRNDAISNNELSRTRNRTETLENVSLGNVNETNSYSFLETVFDFGKFKITPALRWDYFKYIYDDALLLDYRTQSNTKSILTPKLQFSYDPTDNLNVFLKSGIGFHGNDTRVVVAQRGEKILPKAYSIDIGLNWKPFSKLFFNAAFWYLELDQEFVYVGDEGVVEPSGKTRRLGLDLSARYQIKDWLYFDTDITYTQSRSLDAPKGEDHIPLAPKFTATGGISFDKIHNFSGGFRYRYLGDRAANEDNSIVAKGYTIVDANVNYTWRNFNIGVTIENLFNSEWNETQFATESRLFNESESVEEIHFTPGTPFFAKVGVTYSF
- a CDS encoding MauE/DoxX family redox-associated membrane protein encodes the protein MNWHLYILSFIFGIAGVFHLIRPKAFMRIMPLYIPYHKLLVYISGIAEILVSCGLLFTTTRTVSAWSIIFMLILFFPVHIHMLTHKKASLNLPKFVLVIRLLLQFGLIYWAYLYL
- a CDS encoding anti-sigma factor domain-containing protein is translated as MDIKAYIASGILELYVYGSLSEEENTKVYKVLQKYPEAVKEVDRIEKALHQLSSAAAPTSTAPTYTKIKNQIESENTSDVIPITRKRNNVPTYIGWAASVALLIGLFVQFNKNRTLQQQLVTNQTEKVLLEGKINVVEEDLSKTKSLLSVLRNKDIIQVPLQAQQIDPTAYAAVYWDKDKQAAYIDVAGLPTPPPGKVYQVWSLKLDPLTPTSMGILDEFNKDDTKIFMLNNPNKSEAFGITLEPEGGSESPTMEQLYTLGTVAS